AAAAGCAAGTCAAGAACCTTATGCGCTCCGCAAAGAAGGGACTGCTGTAAAATATATTTTATAAAAAAATCTTACCCCCCTTAACGAAATTGGGGTAAATTCCTAAATTTGGGTCTCGATTTACAATATGGAGACCTTAAATGTCTGATATTCGCGCCAAGGAATCCGTCAAACAATATTTGGCTGGTATCGTCTCGACAATCACCCCGGAAATCGTCCGCTCTGTAAAGCGCGGCTACACTCGCAAGGATTTCACTAGCGACTTGATGTCGGGCTTGATCGTTGGCATTTTGGCTCTCCCCTTGGCGATTGCGTTTGCTATCGCTTCTGGCGTGGGTCCGGAACAGGGGCTTTACACGGCCATTATCGCGGGCTTCATCATTTCGCTGTTGGGTGGTTCCCGCTTCCAGATTGGCGGCCCGACGGGCGCATTCATCGTGATTGTCTACGGCATTGTGAGCCAGTACGGTTACGATGGCCTTGCTTCGGCAACGCTCTTGGCCGGTATCTTCCTCGTCATTTTTGGTCTTGCTAAGTTCGGTGCGATTATCAAGTTCATCCCGTATCCGGTGACGGTCGGTTTTACGGCGGGTATCGCTATTATTATTGCGCTTGGTCAGGTGCCGAACTTCTTCGGACTTACGTTTGCGGGCGCTGACCCGGCTGACGCTGTTGGCAAAATCAAACTTTATGTTTCTTCTTTCGGTTCCATGAACGTCTATTCCGTGATTGTGGGCGTTGTCGCTCTCGCGGTCTGCATTTTGTGGCCGAAGATTACTACGAAGGTTCCGGGTTCCCTCATTGCGATTATCGTTGCAACGGTGATGGTGAAGGTCCTTGGCTGGGATGATCCGGTGAACGGTCACGGTGTAGTGACGATTGGTATGAAGAACCACATCCCGAGCGGATTCCCGGTGCCGCACCTCCCGAACATCAGCCTCGAAATGATGCAAAAGGTGTTCCAGCCGGCACTTACGATTGCCATGCTCGGCGCTATCGAATCGCTCCTTTCTGCAGTGGTGGCTGACGGTATGACGAGTACCAAGCACCGCTCCAACACGGAACTTTTCGGTCAGGGTGTCGCTAACATCTTGAGCCCGATTTTTGGCGGTATCCCGGCTACGGGTGCTATCGCCCGTACCGCAACGAACATCCGTAACGGTGCCGTGAGCCCGATTTCTGGCCTTGTTCACGCAGTCGTTCTTTTGCTCATTATGCTCGTGCTCGGTAAGTATGCCGAAATGATCCCGATGGCAGCCCTTGCCGCTGTGCTTTTCCAGGTGGCGTTCAACATGTGCGGTTACCGCAGCGTGATCAAGATGTTCAAGGCTCCCAAGAGCGATGTGACGGTGATGCTTGTCGCGTTCTTCCTCACGGTGATTATCGACCTTACGGTCGCTATCGAAGTGGGCGTCCTCCTTGCTGCAGTGCTTTTCATCAAGCGCATGAGCGATGTCGCCGAAGTCGAAGCCGTTTCTTCTGCCTTGAAGGATGACGATGACGAAGCAGCCCGCAATTCTCTCGGCCGCCAGGTGCCGAAGGGTGTGCTTGTGTATGAACTTGCCGGTTCGCTCTTCTTTGGTGCGGTGGACAAGTTCAAGGAAACGATGAACCGCATTTCCGAAAAGCCGAAGATCTTGATTTTGCGCATGCGTAGCGTCTCTAGCATCGACGCCGCCGGTATCAATATGATTGAAGACTTGCTCAAGCGTTGCAAGAGCGAAGGTACGCAGCTTCTCTTGAGTGGTGTGCATGCCCAGCCGGTGGTGGCTTTGACCCGTGCCGGAGTGCTTGCCCAGCTTGGCGAAGAGAACGCTCTCGGTAACATTGATGCGGCCCTCAACCGCGCCCGCGAACTTCTTGGCCTCCCGATTGTGGATGCCTCCCAGGAAGAACAGAAGGCTCCGACCGTGTCTTGGGAAAAGAGCCTCGACAAGCCGTGGATGCCGGAAGAATCGAACGCCGCCGTGGCAGAAGAAACTCCGGAAGTCATTGCCGAACGCATGATGGATGAACCCATCAAGAAGATTGAAGAACGTAAGTAATAATTTCGTACGAAGTATATAAACTTCGTGCGGGTTTATTGGGTGAATTTTATCAAATTTTCTGATTTTTCGTAAATAAATTTTTAAAAAAGCCTTTTGATTTTTGAAAAAAAAAGTTAAATTAAGTTTCGTAGGAGCTTATTCTACAATTTACGAGATGAGAATGGGATACTGGGAAGAAAATCGTTACTCTGATGAAGACCCAAAGCGGACTGCTTTTGAGGAATTCGTCGTAAATTTTGTGGTTGCCTTTAGCGGCTCCGCTCTACTGTTCCTTGTGAACATCATGTAAAACCTTAAATTTCCTGCTTTCGCGGGATTTTTTTATTTAAACCCGTCCGACATTATTCCGACTTGGAACTTTCCTGTTTGGACTTTGCTATAGAAAATATTTTTAGCGCACCCCTGAATTATCGGGTACATTTATAGAGTCGGTGGTAGCCCACTGACAACTTTGGAAGAAGGGGAAGCGTTAGGGTGTTTGGTTTGGGATGCTTGGATTGATTGGTGTGTGTGGACATTGCGTGTGAGTTCTGTCGCAGTAGAGACTGCGATTCGGGAATGAAAGATGATGAGAGGCCTCACCGCAATGTAAAAAATCCGCCGGAGATTTCTCCGACGGATTTTTTTCTATATGAATGTCGCTACGGTTGTCATGCCCGACTTGAACTCTTTGATCACTTAGTGCTTTAGCACTTATGTGAGCATGATCCGCGTATGGGGAGTGCATTTCCTTCTTGTTAATGCTTGAAAATGGCGATGTGCTTGTTCTTGGCGGGGCGACCGAGCAAATCGAAGTCCTTTGATTTTGCCGGATTCATTTTCGGATGGCGTTTGCCAGATATAATGGCTGTGGAGTATTTTTCACTGGGGACGAAGAATATGGTGAACGTGCTTTGGTAACCTCCGAGAATCTTTTCGGTGGCGGTAAGCGTGTCGCCCCTCATTTCGTATTCGTAGGTGGCGTAAACTTTGTTTTGGGGGTAATCGTCGTATTCGTAACACTTGCTTTCGTTTGCTGAGTCACGAACGATATAGGCCTTTATTCCTGATTCGGTTGTGTATAAAGTATCGTTTCGGATGTAAACTCTGTGTTCGTAGGAATCAATATTCCCGCTTTCATAAAGATAAGATACGGTGTAGTAGACGGAGTCCTTAGTTTCGTAAATCAAGTATTCAATAACTGGTGGATTGCCCTTGCCTTCTTGGCGGACTCTTTTGAAATCG
This genomic interval from Fibrobacter sp. UWB4 contains the following:
- a CDS encoding SulP family inorganic anion transporter; protein product: MSDIRAKESVKQYLAGIVSTITPEIVRSVKRGYTRKDFTSDLMSGLIVGILALPLAIAFAIASGVGPEQGLYTAIIAGFIISLLGGSRFQIGGPTGAFIVIVYGIVSQYGYDGLASATLLAGIFLVIFGLAKFGAIIKFIPYPVTVGFTAGIAIIIALGQVPNFFGLTFAGADPADAVGKIKLYVSSFGSMNVYSVIVGVVALAVCILWPKITTKVPGSLIAIIVATVMVKVLGWDDPVNGHGVVTIGMKNHIPSGFPVPHLPNISLEMMQKVFQPALTIAMLGAIESLLSAVVADGMTSTKHRSNTELFGQGVANILSPIFGGIPATGAIARTATNIRNGAVSPISGLVHAVVLLLIMLVLGKYAEMIPMAALAAVLFQVAFNMCGYRSVIKMFKAPKSDVTVMLVAFFLTVIIDLTVAIEVGVLLAAVLFIKRMSDVAEVEAVSSALKDDDDEAARNSLGRQVPKGVLVYELAGSLFFGAVDKFKETMNRISEKPKILILRMRSVSSIDAAGINMIEDLLKRCKSEGTQLLLSGVHAQPVVALTRAGVLAQLGEENALGNIDAALNRARELLGLPIVDASQEEQKAPTVSWEKSLDKPWMPEESNAAVAEETPEVIAERMMDEPIKKIEERK